The DNA region GACCGACAGCACAGGCCTCGCGAGCCACCCGTACCGAGCCCACCCGTACCGAGCCACCCGAGGGGAACCCACCATGCCGTTCGACACAGCACGCCCGACGCTCGACGTCGCAGGCCTCCGGCAGCTCGTCACGGGACCTGTCCTCACCCCGGGCGACCCCGGGTACGACGCCGCCCGGCTCGTCCGCTACGGCGACCCCGACCGGCGACCGGCCGCCGTCGTCCAGGCGCAGGACACCCAGGACGTACGGCACGCCGTCGCCGCCGCCCGGGGTGCGGGGCTCGAGCTGGCCGTCCGGTCCGGCGGCCACAGCGCCGTGGGCCACGGGACGACGGACGGCGGGCTCGTCGTGGACCTCCGAGGGCTCACGGAGCTGTCGATCGACCCGGGCGACCGCACCGCGTGGGTCGGCGCCGGTGTCACAGCCGGGGCGTTCACCCTCGCGGCGGGCGAGCACGGCCTCGCGACCGGCTTCGGCGACACGGGCTCGGTCGGCATCACCGGCATCGTCCTGGGTGGCGGCGTCGGACTCCTCTCCCGCAGGCACGGTCTGACGATCGACTCGCTGCTCGCCGCCGAGGTCGTGACCGCCTCGGGCGACCTGGTGCTGGCCGATGCGGACTCCGACGCCGACCTCTTCTGGGCCCTGCGCGGCGGGGGTGGGAACCTCGGGGTGGTGACGCGGCTCAAGCTCCGGCTGCACGACGTCCGGGACTTCGTCGGTGGGATCCTCGTGCTGCCGGCCACGCCCGACGTGCTCGAAGGCTTCGTCGACCTCGCCGGGCGCGCACCCCGTGAGCTGACCACCATCGTCAACGTGATGCTCTGCCCCCCGATGCCGTTCGTCCCTGCGGAGGCGCACGGGCGGCCCGTCGTGCTGGCGATGATCGCGTGGGCCGGTGACGTCGACGAGGGCCAGCGGGTCATCGGGGAGCTGCGCGCCCTCGCCGAGCCGTTGGCGGACCTCGTGGGCCCCTCGCCGTACGCGGCGATGTTCGCCGACGAGGGCCACGGTGCCGACGGGCCGGCGCCCACCGCCGTCTCGCAGACGATGTTCGTCGACTCGATCGACGCGGCGACCGCCGAGCAGGCCGTGAGCTGGGTGGCCGGCTCGTCCGGTCCGAGCCGGGTCGTGCAGGTCAGAGTGCTCGGCGGCGCGGTCGGAGACGTGCCGTCCGATGCGACCGCGTACGCGCACCGCGACGCACCGATCATGGTCAATGTCGCGACGCTGTACGGCGCGGCGGCGCAGCGCGAGCCGGCGTGGCTCGAGATCACGCGGATGCGTGGGGTCCTGGACCAGGGACGCCCAGGCGTGTACGTGAACTTCCTCGGCGACGAGGGTCCGGACCGCGTCCGGGAGGCCTACCCGGGACGTACCTGGGACCGGCTCGTCGAGATCAAGCGGCGGTACGACCCGGAGAACGTCTTCCGGCTCAACCAGAACATCCCGCCGACGTGAGCAGGCCCGCTGAGAGCGGTTGCGGCTCGCGGGCGCCGCGGTAGGGCACCCGGGCGCCGGGCCAGCCGCCGGGACGGCTCGGCGGTAGGGTCCGAGACAGGCGGCCAGAGCTCCGGTCGACCTCGGGACCTTCGACTCCGCGCGTCGCCCGTCCGGGCGGACCGTGGGACCGGGGGCGACGCCACGGGACACGTCCCGGAGGAGGCGGCGGCATGACGGTCGATGGGGACCAGGGGCGACCTCGGCCCTCCGGTGCGCTCGACGCGCGGACCGTGGACCACACCGCTCGCGCCGGCCTGAGCACCGACGAGGCGCGGGCGCGTCTGGTCGCGGTCGGTCCCAACGAGCTGCCTCGCCCGTACCGGCCGTCAGCGGCGCGCCGGTTCGCCGCCCAGCTCGTGCACGCCTTCGCGCTGCTGCTCTGGGCCGCGGCCGCCCTGGGGTGGCTCGCCGGCCTGCCGCAGCTGTCGGTCGCGGTCGTCGCCGTGATCCTGGCCAACGCGGCGTTCTCGTTCGCCCAGGGCCGGCGGGCCGACCGTGCCGCGGAGCTGCTGAACTTCCTGCTGCCCACCTGGGTGTCCGTCCGCCGCGACGGCGTGCCTCGCCGGCTCGACGCGGTCGAGGTCGTCGTCGGGGACGTGCTCGTCCTCGAGGCGGGCGACCGGGTACCGGCGGACGCCCGGATCGTCGTCGCGGGCGCGTTGCTGGTCGACACCTCGACCCTCACCGGGGAGAGCCTGCCCACGTCGGTCGAGGCCGGCGGGATCGTGTTCGCCGGCACGTTCGTCGTCGAGGGGACGGCGGACGCCGTGGTGACCGCGACCGGGTCGCGCACCCGGCTGGCCGGTATCGCCCGCTCGACCAGCCTGGTCACCGACCATCCGACGCCGCTGACCCGTGAGCTGCATCGCGTCGTCCGCGGGATCGGCCTGATCGCGGTGGCCGTCGGGATCGCGTTCTTCGTCCTGTCCGCCGCCCTCGGGCAGCCGGTCGCCCGGGGGTTCGAGCTCGCACTCGGCGTCACCGTCGCCCTGGTCCCCGAGGCCCTGCTGCCCACCGTCACCCTCGCGCTGGCGTGGGGCGCGGAGCAGATGGCGCACCGCAACGTCCTGGTCCGCTCGCTCGATGCGGTCGAGACCCTCGGCAGCACGACGTTCGTCTGCACCGACAAGACGGGCACGCTGACCCGCAACGAGATGACGGTGGTCGAGGCCTGGACACCGGTGGGTTCCGCGCACATCAGCACCCCGGGCTACGACCCGCGGGCTGACCTGGTGCTGCCCCAGGTCGCCCGCGCCGCGCTCGAGCGGCTGGCCCAGTCCGGTGCGCGGTGCTCGCGGGGATACGCCGAGCTGCACGAGGGCTCCTGGCGCGCCCACGGCGACCCGATGGAGGCCGCGATCGACACGTTCGCGCGTCGGCTCGACCTGGACACCGACGGCCCACGGGCGCGCGCGTTCGCCGACGTCGCCTTCGCCTTCGATCCGCACCGGAGACGGATGTCGGTCGTCGCCGACGGAGAGGTCATCGCCAAGGGTGCCCCCGACACGGTGCTGCCGCTGTGCACCGGGGGTGCGGCCGAGCGCGCGGCGGTCGCGGCGGCAGCGGCCGAGCTCAGCGCCCGTGGACTGCGGGTGCTCGCCGTCGCGGGCCGGTCGGCCGGAGGAGTGCCGCCGACGGTCGCCGCCCAGGCCGAGCAGGGGCTCACCGTCTACGGGCTCCTGGGACTGCAGGACCCGCCACGCGAGGACGTCGCCGCCGCGCTCGACGCGTGCCGCCGGGCGGGGGTCGCCGTGGCGATGATCACCGGGGACCACCCCGCCACCGCAGCGGCCGTCGCGACCCAGGTCGGCCTCCGGCAGGCGGACGACCCGGTGCTCGTCGGTGCCGACCTGCCGGCCGACGACGCGGCGCTCGGCGCACTGCTCGACCACGACGGCGTCGTCGTGGCCCGGGTGTCACCGGAGGACAAGCTGCGGATCGCCCGCGCGCTGCGCGCCAGGGGGCACGTCGTGGCGATGACCGGTGACGGGGTCAACGACGGGCCGGCGCTGCGGGAGGCGGACATCGGGATCGCGATGGGCGCCTCGGGGACGGACGTCGCACGCGAGGCGGCCGACCTCGTGCTGCTCGACGACCACTTCGCCTCGGTCGTCGCCGGGATCGAGCTGGGCCGGGCGACCTTCGTCAACATCCGGCGGTTCCTCACCTACCACCTCAGCGACAACGTCGCCGAGCTCGCCCCGTTCGCCGTCTGGGGGCTCTCGGGCGGCAACATCCCGCTGGCCCTCGGCGTGCTGCAGATCCTCGCGCTCGACCTCGGCACGGACACGCTGTCCGCCGTCGCGCTGGGGGCCGAGCCCCCGGCGAAGCACCTGCTCGAACGACCGCCGGTCAGCGGTCGGCTGCTCGACCGCGGCGTCCTGCGTCGCGCCTTCGGGCTGCTCGGACCGACCGAGGCGATCGTCTCGATGCTGGCCTTCTTCGCGACGTTCCTCGCCGCGGGCTGGCGACCCGGCGAGGCATTTCCCGGTGGCGTGACCCTGGCGACCGCCTCCGGGTCGGCATTCATCGCCGTGGTCATCGGGCAGGCGGCGAACGGCTTCGCATGCCGCAGCGCCACCCAGGTGCCGGCCGCACTGGGTTGGACGACGAACCGGCTGCTCATCCCTGCGTCGGCGGCGGGGTTCACGTTCTCGCTCGTCGTGCTGCTCGTCCCGGCGTTCGCCGCGGTCCTCGGCCAGCGCCCGCCGGGGGTGGTGGGCTGGCTCGTCGCCGGGTTCGCCGGGGTCGCGGTGCTCGGCGTCGACGCAGCCGACAAGGCCTGGCGTCGGCGCCGCAGGTCACGAGGGCCGGTTCGGCCCGCACCCGGACGCGCCTGACGCGGCGTCGGACGAACTGGCCGTTGACATCTGAGCGATCTGCGTGCGAAAGTGGAAACAGTCGGTTGGAAACGTTTCCAATCGACCGACAGATCCGCACCTCAACGTCGAGGAAGGAGAGATCGTGACCGCACGTCGAGTGACGCTGCCGCAGGTGGCCGACCGGGCCGGCGTCTCCCTCGGCTCGGCGTCCCGTGCGCTGAACGGCAACGGTGCGAGCCCCGCGATGGTCGCGCGGGTGCGGGCTGCGGCCGAGGAGCTCGGCTACCAGCCGGACGCGACCGGTCGGTCCCTCCGGCTGCGCCGCACGTTCCAGATCGCCTTCGCGGTCGCCGACATCGGCAACCCGGTCTACGTCGAGATGCTGACCGCGATCCAGGAGGTCGTCGCCGACCATGGGTACCGGCTGCTCGTCGCCACCACCGGCAGCACGACGGACTCGACGATCGCCCTGGTCAAGGGGCTGTCGACCGGCCTCGTCGATGGTCTGGTGATCAGCCCGCTCCGCGTGAACGACGCGCTGGTCGACGCGCTCCGGAACGCCGCGATGCCGGTGGTGGTGATCGGGCGCTCCCTGGACGGCGAGAGCTTCGACTCGGTCTCGACCGACTCGGCCCGCGGCATCGGTCAGGCTGTCGCGCATGTGCTGCAGCTGGGCCGCCGCCGCATCGGGTTCCTCAACGGCCCGCTCGACACGACTCCCGGTGACGCCCGCCAGCGCGGGTTCGACACCGCGGTCCGCCGTGAGGACTTCGCGGCGGACGTCGTCGACGCCCATGTGGCGCAGGACTTCACGGTCGCTGCAGGCCTGGCCGGCGCTCGCGAGCTGCTGGGCCGCCATCTGACGGACGGCACGCCGCTCGACGCGATCGTCGCGGCCAACGACCTGCTTGCCATCGGTGCGATCAAGGCCGCCCGTGAGCTCGGCCTGCGCGTCCCGCAGGACGTGGCGATCACCGGGATGGACGACACCGAGATCGGTCGGGTGTTCCAGCCGAGCCTGAGCAGTGTGTCGCTGCGGTCGAGCGAACGCGGCCGTGCGGCGGCCGAGCTGCTCCTCGGTCGCCTCGAGGAGCCCGGTCGCCCGTCGCGCCGGGCGTTCGTCGAACCGACCCTGATGGCCCGGGAGTCGACCCTCGAACCCGAGGGGGTCACGGCGTGACGGCGTCCGGTCGCACCACCCGCGCGCCGGGTCGGACCTCCCCGGTGGGGTCCGGGAGCACCCCGAGCAACCCCGGGCGGCGGATCGGCGGGATCGGTCGCGCCAAGCGCCGTGAGGCGATCGGCCTCGTGGTCCCCTCGCTCCTGCCGGTGCTCATGCTCAGTGTCGCGCCGCTGCTCGTCGGCGTGCTGCTGGCGTTCACCGACGCACGTCTGGTCCGGCGACCGGAGTACCAGCTCGTCGGGGTGGACAACTTCACCAGGCTCCTGGACAACGGGTTCTTCTGGGAGTCCTTCCGCATCGGCATGGTGTGGGCGGTCTCGGTCACAGGTCTGCAGCTCCTCGCCGGCATGGGTCTGGCCCTCCTGCTCCACTCGGAGCTGCGGTTCCAGGGGCTCACCCGCGTCCTGGCCCTGATCCCGTGGGCGATGCCGCCGGTGGTCGTGGCGATCATGTGGCGGATGATCTACTCGCCCAACGCCGGACCCCTGAACGCCGCCCTCGGCGCCGTCGGCCTGCCGGACGACATCAACTGGCTGGCGGACTTCTCCACCGCTCTGCCTGCCGTCGTCCTCGTCGGCGTCTGGGTCGGCATGCCGCAGACGACGGTCACCCTCCTGGCCGGGCTGCAGCAGATCCCCGGAGAGCTGCACGAGGCGGCGTCGGTGGACGGCGCCAACGCGGTGCGGCGGTTCACCGCCGTGACGTTGCCCAGCCTGCGGCCGATCATCACGTCGATCACCTCGCTGAACTTCATCTGGAACTTCAACTCGTTCAGCCTCGTGTACGTGCTGACCGAGGGCGGGCCCGGGGGCAAGACCATGCTGCCGATGCTCTTCACCTACCTCGAGGCGTTCAAGAACCGGAACCTCGGGTACGCGGCCGCGATGGGTGTCGTGCTCGTCGTCGTCGTCGTCCTGCTCCTGTCGGCCTACCTCTGGTCGCAGTTCCGCGCCGAGAAGGAGCGCTGACATGCGAGCCGTCGTCAAGCCTGCGCAGTACCTCGCACTGTTCGCCTACATCGTCTTCCTGGGGTTCCCGCTGCTGTGGCTCATCTCGGCCTCGGTGAAGTCCTCGGGAGAGCTGAACTCGCTCACGGTGAACCTCATCCCGCGGAGCTTCCGCTGGGAGAACTTCACCGACGCGCTGGACCGGCAGGGTCTGGTCCGGTCCGCCGCCAACTCCATCGTCGTGGCGCTCATCTCCACCGGCCTCGTGGTCCTGATCGCCCTGCCGGCGGCCTATGCCCTCGCGCGGTTCCGGGGGTTGTTCCGCACGGTCGGGACCGGCTGGATCCTGGTCAGCCAGGTGTTCCCGGTGATCCTGATCATCCTGCCGCTGTTCCTGATCCTGCGGACGATCGGCCTGACCGACAGCCTCGTCGGCCTGACCCTCGTGCACACCACCTACACGCTGCCGTTCGCGTTGTGGATGCTGCAGGGCTACGTCGCCGCGATCCCCAACGAGCTCGAGGAGGCCGGCGCGATGGACGGTGCCGGCCGGCTGCGGGTCCTGCGCGACATCGTCTTCCCGCTCCTGATGCCGGGGATCGTCGCGACGGCGATGTTCGCCTTCGTCTCCTCCTGGAACGAGTTCTTCTTCGCCCTGGTCCTGCTGCAGTCCCCGGACAACTACACGCTCCCCATCACGCTCAAGATGTTCGTCGGCGGGGAGGGCAAGGTGGCCCTCGGTCCCCTTGCCGCGGGCTCCGTCCTCGCGGCGATCCCCAGCATCGTCTTCTTCTCGATCATGCAGAAGAAGCTCACCGGTGGCCTGCTCACCGGTGCTGTCAAAGGTTGACCCCATCCACCAGTCGAAAGGCGGGCGGCTCATGCACAAGCATGGCGCTTCCATCGCGGCAAGCCTCACGGTCGGCGTTCTCCTCCTCTCCGCCTGCGGCGGGGCAGGGGACGACGACGGCACCCCGACCGATCAGGAGACCGAGCAGGTCGCGGAGGCGACCGAGCCGATCACCCTGACCTTCCAGTCCCTCTCCGACCAGCCCGCGGCCATCGAGGCGACCGAGTCCGTCGTCGCGGCCTGGAACGAGGCCAACCCCGCGATCCAGGTCGAGATCGTGCCCGCCGGCTGGGACGGCATCTACGACAAGCTGATCACGCAGTTCAACGGTGGCGCAGCGCCGGACATCATCCACTACGAGGCCGCGAGCATCGTGCCGTTCGCCGTGGACGGGTACCTCGCGGACCTCTCGGAGTACATGTCGCCGGACTTCGTCGCCGACGTGCCCGAGGGGATCATGGAGTCGGTGACCGTCAACGACGAGGTCATCGCCTACCCGACCGAGCTGCAGTCCTACATGGTCTTCGCCAACAAGACCCTGCTCGACCAGGCAGGGGTCGAGATCCCCAGTGGCGAGACGATGTCCTGGGACGAGCTGCGGGAGATCGCCAAGTCGAGCACCGCCGGCGACGTCTACGGGCTGGGGTGGGGTCTGAAGAGCCCGACCGCCGCCTTCATGACGATGGCGCCGGCCTTCGGAGGCACGTTCTTCGAGGGCACCGGGGCCGACGCCGAGCTGGCCATCGGCGAGGGTGAGCTCGCGATCCCCGAGCTGGTCCAGGCGATGAACACCGAGGACGGCTCGATCCTGCCGGTGACCCTGACCCAGTCGGGCTCGGAGGTCCTGGCCTCGTTCTACGCCGGGGCGATCGCGATGACGATCCAGGGCTCCTACCAGGCTGCGAACATCGCCACGGACGCACCTGAGGGCTTCGACTGGATCGTGCTGCCCCCGCTCGAGGGCCCCGACGGTGCCGGTCAGGCCGCCAACCCGCAGACCCTCTCCGTCAACATCGACTCCGAGCACGTGGCGGAGTCGGCCGAGTTCCTGAACTTCTTCACCGAGGCGGAGAACCTCGCCGCCCTGAACGAGGCCGACGCCCTGATCCCGGCGTCGAGCTCCGCCCAGGACCTCATGGCCGAGAACCTCGCGGGTCAGCCCGGCTGGGACGTGGTGCTGTCGTCCGGCCAGTACATGACCGATGCGCCGTACCTCTTCGTCGACGCCTACGCCCAGTGGAAGGACACGGTCGCGACGCCCGCGTTCCAGCGGTTCCTCGCCGGCGAGATCGACGCCGACGGGCTGGCGGGCGCGCTGCAGGACGGCTGGGACGAGATCACCGGCTGACGCGACAAGGCTGGTGCCGGTCGCCGGCGGGTGCCTCGAGCACCCGTCGGCGGGCACCGGACACTCGGAACGACACCGACGGGCGGGGAGTGGACGTGGACTGGTTGCAGGACAGGTCAGTTGCTGTGATCACCGGGGCGGCAGTCGGCGACGCCCTCGGCGGAGCCACCGAGGGCTGGACACCGGAACAGATCGAGGAGCGTCACGGCGGGCGGGTCCGGGGCATCGTCGGCCCGTACCACCCCGACTGGCGTGACGCCCGGCCGATCGCGCCGTACCACAAGGGCGACGGGCACATCACGGACGACACCCTCATGACGCAGGCGCTGGTGGACGTCTACGCCAGCCGTCGCGAGCACCTCGACGCCTACGCCGTGGCGGACGATCTGGTCCCTCTCATGATCGGCGAGCCGCGGTGGATCCCAGAGCTCGAGGCCGATGCCCTGCTGCTCCAGCGCGTGTTCCTCGCCGAGAAGTGGCTCGTGGCGCGCCTGCACTACGGTCACGTCGACCCGCGCGAGGCCGGCGCCGGCAACATCGTCAACTGCGGTGCCGCCATGTACATGGCGCCTGTCGGGCTGGTCAACGCCGGCGACCACCGGGCCGCCTATGCCGAGGCCATCGACATCGCCGGAGCCCATCAGTCGAGCTACGGGCGGGAGGCCGCGGGGGTGTTCGCCGCCGCTGTCGCCGCCGCGGTCACCCCGGGTGCCACGGTGCCGGCCGTCCTGGCGGCCGTCCTCGAGGTCGCCCACGACGGCACGGCGGACGCCATCGGTGCCGTGGTCGACGCCCTGGCGGGGTGGTCCGCGGCCCCGGCGACCGATGAGCAGGAGCGCGAGCTGGCTCGGGTCGTCCGTGCGGCGGTGGCCCCGTACGACTCCGTGGGACCGGACTACCGGGCCATGTCGCGCGACGCCCGTCGCCCGTCCCGGACGAAGTCGATCGAGGAGCTCCCGGCTGCGCTCGGCCTCCTCATCGGACACCGCGGCGACTTCCGTGGCGCGGTCCTGGCCGCCGTCAACTACGGACGGGACGCCGACTCGATCGCGGTCATGGCGGGTGCGTTGGCCGCCGGGCTCGGCGGGAGCGCCGTGGTGCCGGCGGACTGGCTCGACGCGATCGAGACCGCCAGCAGGATGGACATCCGGGCCACCGGCCGACTGATGGGTCAGGCCGCGCAGGAGATTCTCGAAGGGGACCGCCGGTTCGCCCGGCAGCGGCTCGAGTCGCTGGCCGGCGTCCTTGACCCGCAGGGCAGGGTGGTGGGGTGAGACTCACCTGGGCGCAGCCCGAAGACCTCATCGCCCACGAGCTGGTCCAGTCTGCCGCCGAGGGCACCGACGTCGCCGACGTCGCGGCCCGGTGGGCGGCCGCCGGCGGGGACCTCCGGCCCGCGGCCGGTGGTGCCGGTGCGGCGCCCGCGACACCGGCGCTGCGGGCGCTGGCCCGCGAGCTCCTGACCGAGCTGCAGGGCCGGGCGGCGCCCGAGTCGCCCACCGAGCCCGACGACTGGTCGGCGATCTCCGCCCTCCTGCCGCCGGCACCCCGGATCCCGGCACCGGACGCATCGATGCTCGAGGCGCGGTTGCGTGGCGCGTGGACGGGGCGTGCGGCCGGTTGCCTGCTCGGCAAGCCGGTGGAGAAGATTCCCCGCAGGGGCATCGAGGAGATCCTGCGCGCGACCGACCGCTGGCCCCTCGACGGCTACTTCACGGCCGTCGGGCTGCCCGACGACGTCGCGGCGCGCTGGCCGTGGAACCGGCGCAGCGCACCGACGTCGCTGGTCGAGAACATCGACGGGATGCCCGAGGACGACGACCTCAACTTCGCGATCCTCGCGCTCGACCTGATCGAGGGCCGAGGGGTGGACTTCAGCACGGACGACGTCGCGACGGCCTGGCTCGACAACCTGCCCGCCGGCCGGGTCTTCACAGCCGAGCGGGCCGCCTACCGGAACATCCTCGACGCGCGGCCGGTCCCCGAGACCGCGACCCACCTCAACCCGTTCCGGGAGTGGATCGGCGCGCTGATCCGGGCGGACGTCCACGGCTGGGTCATGCCGGGCGATGTGCGCGGCGCCGCGCACCTGGCATGGAAGGACGCCCGACTCAGCCACACCCGCAACGGTCTGTACGGCGCGATGTGGGCGGCGGCCCTGTGCTCGGCCGCGCTGGTGTGCACGGACGTGGACGAGGTCCTGGATGCCGCGCAGACCGTGCTGCCGCCCGACAGCCGCCTCGCGGCGGCCGTCCGTCGCGGCAGGGAGGTCGCTGCGCAGCCCCAGGACGTCGCCGACGGCCTCGACACCCTGCACGCCGAGTACGGGCACCTGCACTGGGTGCACGTGATCAACAACGCCGCCGTCATCGCCTATGCGCTGGCCAGGGGCGGCGGCCGGTTCGGGCCGAGCGTGTCGGTCGCCGTGACCGCCGGGTGGGACACGGACTCCGCGGGGGCGACCGTCGGTTCGGTGGTGGGCGGGCTCCTCGGCGCCGAGGCCATCGGTCAGCGATGGACCGCGCCGCTGGACGGCCGGATCGCCACGTCCCTGCCCGGACCCGCCTGGCGCCCGATCGACGACCTGGCCTCGCGGACGCTCCGCCTGGCGCGCGGGGTGGCCCGATGAGCGGCCGGGTCGTCGTCGTGGGCAGCGCCAACATCGACCTGGTCGTGCCGGTACCGCGCCATCCCGGTGCCGGCGAGACGGTCCTGGGTGGGGACCTCACCCGCAGCCCGGGTGGCAAGGGTGCCAACCAGGCTGTCGCGGCCGCCCGTGCCGGCGGCGCCCGGACCACCCTCCTGGCGGCGATGGGCGACGACGACGCCGCCGAGCTCCTGCTCGGCTCGCTGGGTGCGGCCGGGGTCCGCACCGACCTCGTCACCCGGCTGGAGGTCCCGACCGGGACCGCGATGATCGGCGTCAGCCCCGACGGGGAGAACGCGATCGTCGTCGCAGCAGGTGCGAATGCCCGGCTCACCATCGGGCCGGTTGCCGCGCAGTGCCTCGGCGAGGCCGACGTCGTGCTCGTCCAGCTCGAGATCCCGGTCGAGACGGTCCTCGCCGCCGCGCGGGCCCGTCGTCCTGGAAGCGTGCTCGCGCTCAACGCCGCCCCGTCCCGTGAGCTCCCGTCGGAGCTCTGGGAGCAGGTCGACCTGCTCCTGGTCAACGAGCACGAGGCGCGCGACCTGGCCGGGGTCGACGGTCCGACCGACGAGCTCGCCGCCGTGCTCCTGCAGCGCGTGCCGACCGTCGTCATCACCCTCGGCGGCCGGGGCTGCGTCGTGGCCGAGCGCGGGCGGCCTCTCGTCGCCCTCGCGGCCCCGCCGGTGTCGCCGGTCGACACCACGGGTGCCGGTGACACATTCTGCGGCGTCCTCGCCGCCGCGCTCGCCGACGGCCGCGACCTGCTCGCGGCAGCCCGTCTCGCCTCGGCGGCGGGCGCGCTCGCGGTCACCGTACGCGGCGCGCAGGACGCCGTCCCGACCATGGCGCAGACCGCCGCGCTGGCCGTCGCAACCGTCGGTGCGGGCTGGGGGGATGCCCGATGACCTCCACCTTCGACCCCCTCCTGCCCCGGCCGATCGACCTGCCGACGTCCGTCCCGCTGGACCCCGGGGCCGACCTGACGGGCCTCGACGACGCGAAGATCCTCGCCGCCCCGCAGGACCCGGCCGCGTGGCCGGCGTGGCGCGAACGGCTCCATGCCTGGCGTGCGGACGCCCGACGCCGGCACCAGTACACCGACGAGACGTACCGACGGCCGGGTGGTGCGTGGGCGGCCCGGTGCTCGACCGTCGCCCAGGTCTGGTTGTGGGACGAGCTGCTGTACTCCTTCGAGGACGGCAGGTTCACGCCCGAGCGCTTCCTCGCCGACGCCCGCGACCGGTTCGGCGGCCTCGACGCCGTCGTCCTGTGGCACGCGTACCCGGTGATCGGCATCGACGAGCGCAACCAGTGGGACTTCTACCGGGACGTCCCCGGGATCGAGCGGCTCGTCGCGGACCTGCACGCCGCGGGCCTGCACGTCTTCGTCGACTACAACCCGTGGGACACCGGCACCCGCCGGGGTGAGGACGACCTCACGGAGCTCGCCGCGCTCGTTGCGGACCTGCCGGCCGACGGCGTGTTCCTCGACACGCTCAGGAAGGCCGAGCCCGAGCTCGTCACCCGGCTCGAGCGCGCCCGCCCGGGGATCGTGCTCGAAGGGGAGTCCAAGCTCGCCGTCGAACGCATCGTCGACCACGCGTCGTCCTGGGCCCAGTACTTCGCGGACAGCCCCGTACCGGGAGTCCTGCGCGCCCACTGGTACGAGCGCCGCCACATGCAGCACCACGTGCGTAGGTGGCACCGCGACCACTCCGCCGAGCTGCAGTCGGCGTGGATCAACGGCGTCGGGATCATGGTCTGGGAGGTGGTCTTCGGGGTGTGGGTGGGCTGGAGCCCGAGGGATGCTGCCACCCTGCGCCGGATGACCGCCGTCCAGCGGGCCGCCGGTGACCTGCTCCTGGAGGGTGCGTGGACGCCGCTCGCGGCACTGGCGCAGCGGGCCCATGACGCGGGCGTGTTCGCCTCCACGTTCGAGCGCGACGGCATCACCCTGTGGACCCTGATCAACCGCGGTCAGGCCGACTACACCGGTACCGTCGTCGACCAGGTGGCGGGCCGGCTCGTCGATCTCGACTCCGGTGCCGAGGTGCACGCCGCGGACGCGGTGACGGTAGCCGCCCGGGGGATCGGCGCCCTGGTCCAGCTCGCCCCCGGCGTGCCCGAACCGCGATGGCTGGCTGCACTGCGCACCTCGTTCCC from Cellulomonas sp. KRMCY2 includes:
- a CDS encoding FAD-binding oxidoreductase; its protein translation is MPFDTARPTLDVAGLRQLVTGPVLTPGDPGYDAARLVRYGDPDRRPAAVVQAQDTQDVRHAVAAARGAGLELAVRSGGHSAVGHGTTDGGLVVDLRGLTELSIDPGDRTAWVGAGVTAGAFTLAAGEHGLATGFGDTGSVGITGIVLGGGVGLLSRRHGLTIDSLLAAEVVTASGDLVLADADSDADLFWALRGGGGNLGVVTRLKLRLHDVRDFVGGILVLPATPDVLEGFVDLAGRAPRELTTIVNVMLCPPMPFVPAEAHGRPVVLAMIAWAGDVDEGQRVIGELRALAEPLADLVGPSPYAAMFADEGHGADGPAPTAVSQTMFVDSIDAATAEQAVSWVAGSSGPSRVVQVRVLGGAVGDVPSDATAYAHRDAPIMVNVATLYGAAAQREPAWLEITRMRGVLDQGRPGVYVNFLGDEGPDRVREAYPGRTWDRLVEIKRRYDPENVFRLNQNIPPT
- a CDS encoding cation-transporting P-type ATPase; the protein is MTVDGDQGRPRPSGALDARTVDHTARAGLSTDEARARLVAVGPNELPRPYRPSAARRFAAQLVHAFALLLWAAAALGWLAGLPQLSVAVVAVILANAAFSFAQGRRADRAAELLNFLLPTWVSVRRDGVPRRLDAVEVVVGDVLVLEAGDRVPADARIVVAGALLVDTSTLTGESLPTSVEAGGIVFAGTFVVEGTADAVVTATGSRTRLAGIARSTSLVTDHPTPLTRELHRVVRGIGLIAVAVGIAFFVLSAALGQPVARGFELALGVTVALVPEALLPTVTLALAWGAEQMAHRNVLVRSLDAVETLGSTTFVCTDKTGTLTRNEMTVVEAWTPVGSAHISTPGYDPRADLVLPQVARAALERLAQSGARCSRGYAELHEGSWRAHGDPMEAAIDTFARRLDLDTDGPRARAFADVAFAFDPHRRRMSVVADGEVIAKGAPDTVLPLCTGGAAERAAVAAAAAELSARGLRVLAVAGRSAGGVPPTVAAQAEQGLTVYGLLGLQDPPREDVAAALDACRRAGVAVAMITGDHPATAAAVATQVGLRQADDPVLVGADLPADDAALGALLDHDGVVVARVSPEDKLRIARALRARGHVVAMTGDGVNDGPALREADIGIAMGASGTDVAREAADLVLLDDHFASVVAGIELGRATFVNIRRFLTYHLSDNVAELAPFAVWGLSGGNIPLALGVLQILALDLGTDTLSAVALGAEPPAKHLLERPPVSGRLLDRGVLRRAFGLLGPTEAIVSMLAFFATFLAAGWRPGEAFPGGVTLATASGSAFIAVVIGQAANGFACRSATQVPAALGWTTNRLLIPASAAGFTFSLVVLLVPAFAAVLGQRPPGVVGWLVAGFAGVAVLGVDAADKAWRRRRRSRGPVRPAPGRA
- a CDS encoding LacI family DNA-binding transcriptional regulator encodes the protein MTARRVTLPQVADRAGVSLGSASRALNGNGASPAMVARVRAAAEELGYQPDATGRSLRLRRTFQIAFAVADIGNPVYVEMLTAIQEVVADHGYRLLVATTGSTTDSTIALVKGLSTGLVDGLVISPLRVNDALVDALRNAAMPVVVIGRSLDGESFDSVSTDSARGIGQAVAHVLQLGRRRIGFLNGPLDTTPGDARQRGFDTAVRREDFAADVVDAHVAQDFTVAAGLAGARELLGRHLTDGTPLDAIVAANDLLAIGAIKAARELGLRVPQDVAITGMDDTEIGRVFQPSLSSVSLRSSERGRAAAELLLGRLEEPGRPSRRAFVEPTLMARESTLEPEGVTA
- a CDS encoding carbohydrate ABC transporter permease, encoding MTASGRTTRAPGRTSPVGSGSTPSNPGRRIGGIGRAKRREAIGLVVPSLLPVLMLSVAPLLVGVLLAFTDARLVRRPEYQLVGVDNFTRLLDNGFFWESFRIGMVWAVSVTGLQLLAGMGLALLLHSELRFQGLTRVLALIPWAMPPVVVAIMWRMIYSPNAGPLNAALGAVGLPDDINWLADFSTALPAVVLVGVWVGMPQTTVTLLAGLQQIPGELHEAASVDGANAVRRFTAVTLPSLRPIITSITSLNFIWNFNSFSLVYVLTEGGPGGKTMLPMLFTYLEAFKNRNLGYAAAMGVVLVVVVVLLLSAYLWSQFRAEKER
- a CDS encoding carbohydrate ABC transporter permease, yielding MRAVVKPAQYLALFAYIVFLGFPLLWLISASVKSSGELNSLTVNLIPRSFRWENFTDALDRQGLVRSAANSIVVALISTGLVVLIALPAAYALARFRGLFRTVGTGWILVSQVFPVILIILPLFLILRTIGLTDSLVGLTLVHTTYTLPFALWMLQGYVAAIPNELEEAGAMDGAGRLRVLRDIVFPLLMPGIVATAMFAFVSSWNEFFFALVLLQSPDNYTLPITLKMFVGGEGKVALGPLAAGSVLAAIPSIVFFSIMQKKLTGGLLTGAVKG